One Candidatus Latescibacter sp. genomic window carries:
- a CDS encoding Trm112 family protein: MISKELLDILVCPVCKGKLDYDEKENVLICHESRLKYPIEDDIPIMLPEKAEKF; the protein is encoded by the coding sequence ATGATCTCCAAAGAACTCCTCGATATCCTTGTTTGTCCGGTTTGCAAAGGCAAACTGGATTATGACGAGAAAGAGAATGTGCTTATCTGTCACGAGTCACGTTTGAAATATCCCATCGAGGATGATATTCCGATCATGTTACCGGAGAAGGCGGAAAAATTTTAA